One Halovivax ruber XH-70 genomic region harbors:
- a CDS encoding S8 family serine peptidase — MSGDGTHDIDRRTVLQTAAATGAFLGLGGVVSATPGREPGPKEDEILVGKSDTVGIANARSTVESALPAEASVVHENDSIGYMAVKVPDDGPSTQDSVIEQLERQPGIEYAEPNYTVEAFLEPNDPQFGDQYAPQQVRADQAWDTTMGSMDVTIAVVDQGVDYTHPDLADRFEGDEGYDFVDDDDDPAPVNNDENHGTHVGGCAAATTDNGEGTAGVSNCRLISGRALGADGSGSMSDIADAIQWAADQGADIVNMSLGGGGASDTGRNAIDYAYDNGTLPIAAAGNDYGSPVSYPAAYDNCMAVSALDENEQIANFSNVGPKINVAAPGANVLAPVPGGSYESLSGTSMACPVASGVAALGKSAHPDDTVQDLWDRLESTAVDVGLSSDEQGAGRVDAANIVDGGGGGDPGSPTASFGFSPSDPESGETVSFDASGSTAPDGGSISGYEWDFGDGSTASGVTADHSFASEGDYAVELTVTADSGETDTSTQTVAVGGDGGGGQCGAETSSDTVSGSLSGGWWGNGSDSYTYTLDTANPCQATVTLSGPSSADFDLYLTLDGRTPTTSDYDEVSYSPDSQEEITVDLSGDEELGLLVDAYSGSGDYTMTVEELGE; from the coding sequence ATGTCAGGTGATGGCACTCATGATATCGATCGACGTACCGTCCTTCAGACAGCCGCGGCGACTGGGGCGTTCCTCGGTCTCGGTGGCGTCGTCTCCGCGACGCCCGGTCGCGAGCCCGGCCCGAAGGAAGACGAAATTTTGGTCGGGAAGAGCGACACCGTCGGCATCGCGAACGCGCGGTCGACGGTCGAGTCGGCGCTTCCAGCCGAAGCATCGGTCGTCCACGAGAACGATTCGATCGGCTACATGGCCGTCAAGGTTCCCGACGACGGCCCGAGCACGCAGGATTCGGTGATCGAGCAGCTCGAACGCCAGCCGGGCATCGAGTACGCCGAGCCGAACTACACGGTCGAAGCGTTCCTCGAACCGAACGACCCGCAGTTCGGCGACCAGTACGCGCCCCAGCAGGTGCGCGCCGACCAGGCCTGGGACACGACGATGGGATCGATGGACGTCACCATCGCCGTGGTCGACCAGGGCGTCGACTACACGCACCCCGACCTCGCCGACCGATTCGAGGGCGACGAGGGCTACGACTTCGTCGACGACGACGATGATCCGGCACCGGTGAACAACGACGAAAACCACGGCACGCACGTCGGTGGCTGTGCGGCCGCGACGACCGACAACGGCGAGGGGACCGCCGGGGTCTCGAACTGTCGGCTCATCTCCGGGCGCGCACTCGGCGCCGACGGCAGTGGCTCGATGTCGGACATCGCCGACGCGATCCAGTGGGCGGCCGACCAGGGCGCCGACATCGTCAACATGTCCCTCGGTGGCGGCGGCGCCAGCGACACCGGTCGCAACGCGATCGACTACGCGTACGACAACGGCACGCTCCCGATCGCGGCGGCCGGCAACGACTACGGTTCGCCCGTGAGCTACCCCGCGGCCTACGACAACTGTATGGCCGTCTCCGCGCTTGACGAGAACGAGCAGATCGCGAACTTCTCGAACGTCGGGCCGAAGATCAACGTCGCCGCACCGGGAGCGAACGTCCTCGCTCCCGTCCCGGGCGGCAGTTACGAGAGCCTCTCGGGCACCTCGATGGCGTGTCCGGTCGCCTCCGGCGTGGCCGCACTCGGCAAATCGGCTCACCCTGACGACACGGTTCAGGACCTCTGGGACCGCCTCGAGAGCACGGCCGTCGACGTCGGGCTCTCGTCCGACGAACAGGGCGCCGGTCGCGTCGACGCGGCGAACATCGTCGATGGCGGCGGTGGCGGCGATCCGGGCAGTCCGACCGCGAGCTTCGGCTTCAGTCCGTCAGATCCCGAGTCGGGCGAGACCGTCTCCTTCGACGCCAGCGGTTCCACGGCACCCGATGGCGGGAGCATCAGCGGCTACGAGTGGGACTTCGGCGACGGCTCGACCGCCTCCGGTGTGACCGCGGACCACAGCTTCGCCTCCGAGGGCGACTACGCGGTCGAACTGACGGTGACCGCCGACAGCGGCGAGACCGACACGTCCACGCAGACGGTCGCCGTCGGCGGCGACGGCGGTGGCGGCCAGTGTGGCGCCGAGACGAGCTCCGACACGGTGTCGGGCTCGCTCAGCGGCGGCTGGTGGGGCAACGGCAGTGACAGCTACACCTACACGCTGGACACGGCGAACCCGTGCCAGGCGACGGTGACGCTGTCGGGCCCCTCGTCGGCCGACTTCGACCTCTACCTCACGCTCGACGGCCGCACGCCGACGACCTCGGACTACGACGAGGTGTCGTACTCGCCGGACAGCCAGGAAGAGATCACCGTCGATCTCTCGGGCGACGAAGAGCTCGGCCTGCTCGTCGACGCCTACTCCGGCAGCGGCGACTACACGATGACCGTCGAGGAACTCGGAGAGTAA